GAAGCATCTGGGAGGCCAGCACGATGTCCTTCGCCTTGGCCCGGAAAAAGCCGGTGGAGTGGATGTACCTCTCCACCTCCGCGATGTCCGCCTCCGCCAGCGCCTCCAGGGTAGGGAAGCGGGCATAGAGGGCCGGTGTCACCTTGTTCACCCGCTCATCGGTGCACTGAGCCGCCAGACGCACCGAGAACAGCAGCTCATAGTCCTTTCTGTAATCCAGAGAGCAGACCCCATCCGGGTAGAGCTCCTTCAGCCCATTGACAATGCTCCAGATCTCTTCTATGGTTTTCATCCTGTCTCACACCTTTCGGACCGCTCCGCCCTTTAGGCGAGGCCTGTCCTGTCATATCCGGGGCCTGCGCCCCTCACTCCCGCTCCCAGTCAGAGGGGCCAAAGGTCAGGACGGCCTCTCCCCTGCTGGTCTTTACATCGGGGCTTCTTCCCCCATATCTTACACCAGCACCCCGGTCCTTGTAAAGCAAGCTCTCCCTTTCTTCCCTATTTTCATTGTAATTTCCGCCCCATCTGCTATAATAGGGAAGACGGCCCCGGCCCCGCCGGGCATCAACTGACAAAGGAGTGTTCCCATTGGTCCAGGAAGCCATGGATTTCATCACCGCCGCCGACCCCGAGGTCGGCAGGGCAATTCAGGCGGAATATGACCGCCAGCAGCAGAACATCGAACTCATCGCCTCGGAGAACGTGGTCAGCTCCGCCGTGCTGGCCGCTGCCGGTACGGTGCTCACCAACAAATACGCGGAGGGCTACCCCGGAAAACGGTATTACGGCGGCTGCCAGTGCGTAGATGTAGTGGAGGACATCGCCATCCAGCGGGCCAGGCAGCTCTTCGGCGCCGGCTTTGCCAATGTACAGCCCCATTCCGGCGCACAGGCAAACTACGCTGTCTACCAAGCCCTCTGCCAGTATGGCGACACCGTCTTGGGCATGAGCCTGGACAATGGCGGCCACCTGACCCACGGCTCCCCCGTCAACTTCTCCGGGAAGCAGTACAAAATGGTGGCCTACGGCGTAGACCCCGTGACCCACCGCATCGACTATGACCAGGTTCGAGATCTGGCCAGACGTCACCGCCCCAAAATGATCATCGCCGGTGCCTCCGCTTACCCCCGTATCATTGACTTCCAGTGCTTCGCGGAGATCGCCCACGAGGTGGGGGCCTACCTGTTCGTGGACATGGCTCACATCGCCGGCCTGGTGGCCGCCGGGCTCCATCCATCCCCTATCCCCTACGCCGACGTGGTCTCCACCACCACCCACAAGACCCTCCGCGGACCCAGGGGCGGCATGTTGCTGTGCAACGATCCGGAGATCGCCAAAAAGCTGAACTCCGCCATCTTCCCCGGCTCCCAGGGCGGCCCCCTGGAGCACATCATCGCCGCCAAGGCGGTGGCGCTGGGCGAAGCACTCCGGCCGGAATTTAAGGCCTATCAGCAGCAGATCGTCAAAAACGCTGCCGTCCTGGCAGAGTCCATTATGGAGGGCGGCCTGGACCTGGTCTCCGGCGGCACGGACAACCACCTGATGCTGGTAGACCTGCGCCCTGCCCATCTCACCGGCAAGGAGATGGAGCATCGTCTGGATGAGGTATATATCACTGTCAATAAAAACGCCATCCCCAATGACCCGGAAAAGCCCTTCGTCACCTCCGGCATCCGGGTGGGCACCCCCGCCGTTACCTCCCGCGGCTTCCGGGAGGAAGAGATGCGGACCGTGGGCCGGCTGATCTGTCAGGCCGCCCAGGCCGATTTTGAGGACAAGATCGACAGCCTGCGGGCCCAAGTCAAGGAGCTGACCGGGAAATACCCGCTCTATCAGGGGCAGTAAGGCCGGACATACAGCGGTCTATCAGAAAGCAGTACCGCGGCGGAAAAGGCCGCCGCGGTACTGCTCTTTCTTTATCGGTCCTCCGCCAGCACCTTGCCGCCGTCCTGCGGCGCCAGATCCCGGGGCCCGGCGATAGGCCGAAACTTCGGCTCCTGCTCCAGGTGCAGTTTGGTCCCCACGCAGCGGTTGATGGGCGTCCCCAAATCATGGAACTTCTCCTCATAATCCGTCATGATCCCGCAGACCCCGTTCCCATGCAGGTCCCGGGTCACCTCAGACAGCTCATAGCCCGCTTTGGGGAATTGGAACAGGGAGTACTCAAACAGCTCCCGGTTGTCCGTCTTGAAGTGGATCTGTCCCCCGTCCCGCAGGACCCCCCGGTACAGCACCAAGAAGTTCTCGTGGGTGAGCCGCCGCCGGGCGTGCTTGTTGGAGGGCCATGGGTCGCAGAAATTGATGTAGATCCGGTCGGCCTCCCCCGGGGAAAAATAGTCCCGCAGGCGAGCCGCATCCCCGTCCACAAAAAAGACATTGGACAGCCCTTTCTCCACCACCCGCTCCATCGCCACGATCATGGCATCCGGCACCCGCTCCACCGCCACGAACAGGACATCCGGCTCCAGCCCTGCGGTCTCTGCGGTAAAGCGTCCCTTCCCGCATCCCAGCTCTACCCGCAGTTCCCGCGCCTGGGGCATCAGGTCCCGCCAGTGTCCCCGCAGCTCCACCGGATCTGGGATCATCCGGTCCCGGCATCGGTCCATCCGTGGGATTAGATTGGGCTTTTTTCTCATTCTCACAGCTCAGTCACCTCATGTCGGAAGTCGTCCCCTATCTTAACATAAGAAAAGAATACTTGCAATCTTTTCTCGTTTATATTATACTATGAAACAGTAGCAGTCTTTATCTGCAGAGCACTGACTCCTTACAGGAAAATCAAATTATCCGGGTGTAGCGCAGTTGGTAGCGCGCCTGCTTTGGGAGGATGCTGTTGTGGGAGTGAGGGGGCAATATCGTGCAGAAACATATCATGATCAGCCGTCTCATCGACGGGGTATCGGGGATATTCCAACCCATCATCAACCTGCTCAGTGCCGCTGGCTTACTGAAAGGAATGTTAGCCATTCTGACCGCAGCGGACATACTGGTTAAGGAGAGCGGTACTTATCTGGTGCTGAACGCCATGGCGGACAGCCTGTTCTATTTCCTGCCCATGATCCTGGCGTTTACCGCGGCTAAGAAATTTGGTGCAGATCCATTTACTGCCGCAGTAATCGGCGGAGTCCTCCTGTATCCATCACTGACACAGGCGTTTGATTCTCAAGACGGCCTTCTGTTCGCCGGAATACCCGTACAGGCAGTCAATTACCCCTCCAGCGTGCTCCCGATTCTTTTGGCAGTCGGGTTTTTGGTATGGATGGAACGATTTTCTGACCGCGTTCTCCCAGAACTGGTCCGCAGTTTTCTGAAACCCGCTCTCTGTATCGTTCTGGTGGGGTTGGCCACCCTGTTTGTCTTTGGCCCGCTTGGAGCGGTGGCTGGAGATGCGCTGGCCGCAGTATACGAAACGCTGTACAGAGCCAGTCCTGTGGCGGCGGGAATGTTGTTGGGTGCGCTCATGCAGCCGATGGTCATTTTCGGATTTCATTGGAGTTTCGTGCTCATCGCGATGAACAACATCTCTGTACTCGGCTCAGACACTGTGCTGGCATTCATGGGCCCGCCTGCCTTTGCCCAGGCCGGAGCTGCCCTTGCGGTCTGCTTAAAAAGCAGGGATCGAAACTTTAGGTCGATTTGCATCTCGGCTGTCTTGTCTGCCTGTTTCGGGATCACAGAGCCCGCGATGTTTGGCGTGAACCTCCCCCGTAAGAAACCGATGATCGCGGTGTGCGCCGGCGGAGCCATAGGCGGCGCGCTGGCCGGTATCTCAGGCGCCAGCGCCAAGGCCTTTGCGTTTCCGGGGCTCGCGACCCTGCCGCTTTTTCTTGGCGACGGATTCGGACTGTATATCGTCAGCTGCATGGCAGGATTTCTGGTAGCTTTTCTGCTGGCGTTTGGATTTCAATATGACTCTGGCGGCTGATCATAGAAATTGGGAGACAATTTTCCGCATATCAGTCAAACGCAGCAGAAAGAAATCATGGAGGCCTCACCGCATTAACGACGCGGTGAGGCCTCCTGTCAAAGAGAGGGTTCCCGTATTATTCCGCCACCTTGTTGACGCAGGTGATGGCGTTGAGGCTGCGGGGATAACCGATGTAGGGCAGGCACTGGGACACTACTCTGGTGAGGAAGTCTCTGTCGTTGCCCAGGTTCATGTTGCCCTTGGCATGGGCGGTGAGTTGGGGCTCACAGCCCCCCTGGGCCATGAGGAAGCAGAAGGTAATCATCTCCCGCTGCTTCAGGTCCAGCCCGGTGCGGGTGTAGTAGTCCCCGAAGCAGTTGGCTGCCAGCCAGCGGTTTACAGGACCGTTTTTCCAAGCCTCCAGCATCTGGGGGCCGAAGATGTCCACCTGGGCCTGGACTCCCCGCTCCAGCCGGCTTTCCATGGTCGTGGTGGCCTCTCCGCAGGCGGGAAGGGCGATGCCCCGGGCCTCCAGCGCCTCATTGGCGGCGCCCAGGAAAGGCCACATCCGGCCAAGGCCCACATAGTCCGCCGACTGATAGACCATCTCCTTCACCCACACGGGGGAGAGGCCCTCATCCAGCGCTTTGGGCAGAAATGTCCGGAAGGCGTCCAGCCCCTGGCAGCCCACCAGCGCCGCCAGGATCGCCAGCCAGCGGGTGGGGGCGTCCAGCTCCTGCCCCGGCTCATTTACCACTTCCTCAAAGGCGAACCGCTCCGCACGCTCCATAAACTCCGGGTCTGTCTTTCTGTAGTCCATCCCATATTCCTCCCGTCAGCCCAGCTTTTCATATTCCTTGTCCGCCACCGGCTCCAACCACTCGTTGGAGGCATCTTCTCCCGGCACATCAAAAGCGATATGGGA
The sequence above is a segment of the Lawsonibacter asaccharolyticus genome. Coding sequences within it:
- a CDS encoding tRNA (guanine-N(7)-)-methyltransferase, whose protein sequence is MRMRKKPNLIPRMDRCRDRMIPDPVELRGHWRDLMPQARELRVELGCGKGRFTAETAGLEPDVLFVAVERVPDAMIVAMERVVEKGLSNVFFVDGDAARLRDYFSPGEADRIYINFCDPWPSNKHARRRLTHENFLVLYRGVLRDGGQIHFKTDNRELFEYSLFQFPKAGYELSEVTRDLHGNGVCGIMTDYEEKFHDLGTPINRCVGTKLHLEQEPKFRPIAGPRDLAPQDGGKVLAEDR
- a CDS encoding serine hydroxymethyltransferase, with the protein product MVQEAMDFITAADPEVGRAIQAEYDRQQQNIELIASENVVSSAVLAAAGTVLTNKYAEGYPGKRYYGGCQCVDVVEDIAIQRARQLFGAGFANVQPHSGAQANYAVYQALCQYGDTVLGMSLDNGGHLTHGSPVNFSGKQYKMVAYGVDPVTHRIDYDQVRDLARRHRPKMIIAGASAYPRIIDFQCFAEIAHEVGAYLFVDMAHIAGLVAAGLHPSPIPYADVVSTTTHKTLRGPRGGMLLCNDPEIAKKLNSAIFPGSQGGPLEHIIAAKAVALGEALRPEFKAYQQQIVKNAAVLAESIMEGGLDLVSGGTDNHLMLVDLRPAHLTGKEMEHRLDEVYITVNKNAIPNDPEKPFVTSGIRVGTPAVTSRGFREEEMRTVGRLICQAAQADFEDKIDSLRAQVKELTGKYPLYQGQ
- a CDS encoding protein-N(pi)-phosphohistidine--sugar phosphotransferase, coding for MQKHIMISRLIDGVSGIFQPIINLLSAAGLLKGMLAILTAADILVKESGTYLVLNAMADSLFYFLPMILAFTAAKKFGADPFTAAVIGGVLLYPSLTQAFDSQDGLLFAGIPVQAVNYPSSVLPILLAVGFLVWMERFSDRVLPELVRSFLKPALCIVLVGLATLFVFGPLGAVAGDALAAVYETLYRASPVAAGMLLGALMQPMVIFGFHWSFVLIAMNNISVLGSDTVLAFMGPPAFAQAGAALAVCLKSRDRNFRSICISAVLSACFGITEPAMFGVNLPRKKPMIAVCAGGAIGGALAGISGASAKAFAFPGLATLPLFLGDGFGLYIVSCMAGFLVAFLLAFGFQYDSGG